A DNA window from Trichosurus vulpecula isolate mTriVul1 chromosome 2, mTriVul1.pri, whole genome shotgun sequence contains the following coding sequences:
- the TSKS gene encoding testis-specific serine kinase substrate, with the protein MASVVVKTIWQSKEIHEAGDPPAGAENRTPLGPEVPGAGSGPGKGITKKKKAVSFHGVEPRMSHEPMQWCLNLKRSSACTNVSLLNLAAVEPPDSSRIESTTDELPAPPGSGTSSPPALSLPASSPAWAPDDPDIADLLNGVNSGLLRAKDSITSLKEKTTRVNQHVQSLQSECSVLSENLERRRQEAEELEGYCSQLKENCRKVTRSVEDAEIKTNVLKQNSALLEEKLRFLQQQLQDEPPRRQESELPELEQQVEAGLSRHSLISSCPTPPPEETQPQTETQTQPEPEPEPEPEPEPEPEHHPKPELEPEPGLVSGPSPTPQTGSPTEPSGPRATVNPGDGPEGQGQGQSEVQGQGRTGESGELELQKVTAGLEELRREVSSLTARWYQEEGKVQEALRLLGGLGGRLDGFLGQWERAQREQAQTARGLQELRGRADELCTMVERSAVSVASLRGELEGLGPVKPVLEELGRQLGSARRGSELAMALDRPGSCTRCGSQGQQLSSESLQQLLERALTPLVDEVKQRGLAPACPSCQRLHKKILELERQALANHVRAEALSSTLRLAQDEALRAKNLLLTDKMKPEEKVAALDYLHLKMCSLHDQLSSLPLEGSATSLGGGSSGGAPPKRGGPAPEQ; encoded by the exons ATGGCGAGTGTGGTGGTTAAGACGATCTGGCAATCCAAGGAGATCCATGAAGCCGGAGACCCCCCGGCAGGGGCTGAGAACCGGACCCCATTAGGGCCTGAGGTCCCTGGGGCTGGATCTGGCCCTGGAAAGGGGATCACTAAGAAAAAGAAGGCTGTGTCTTTCCATGG GGTGGAGCCCCGGATGTCCCATGAGCCCATGCAGTGGTGTCTGAATCTGAAGCGCTCCTCAGCCTGCACCAATGTCTCCCTCCTCAACCTGGCAGCTGTGGAGCCTCCTGACTCCTCCAGGATTGAGTCCACCACCGACGAGCTGCCAGCTCCACCTGGCTCTGGGACTTCTTCACCCCCAGCACTGAGCTTGCCAGCCTCGTCCCCAGCCTGGGCCCCTGATGACCCTGACATCGCTGACCTGCTG AACGGAGTGAACAGCGGCTTGCTGCGGGCCAAGGACTCCATCACCAGCCTCAAGGAGAAGACCACCCGGGTCAACCAGCACGTCCAGTCACTTCAG AGTGAGTGCTCGGTGCTGAGCGAGAACCTGGAGCGTAGGAGGCAGGAGGCTGAGGAGCTGGAGGGATATTGCAGCCAGCTGAAG GAGAATTGCCGGAAGGTGACCCGCTCAGTGGAAGACGCTGAGATAAAGACAAACGTCCTGAAGCAGAACTCGGCCCTGCTGGAG GAGAAACTGCGATTCCTTCAGCAGCAGCTGCAGGATGAGCCCCCCAGACGGCAGGAGAGTGAGCTGCCAGAACTGGAGCAGCAGGTGGAGGCCGGACTGTCCCGCCACTCGTTGATCTCCTCCTGTCCCACCCCGCCCCCCGAAGAGACCCAGCCCCAGACTGAAACCCAGACCCAGCCTGAGCCCGAGCCCGAGCCCGAGCCCGAGCCCGAGCCCGAGCCCGAGCACCACCCGAAACCGGAGCTGGAGCCTGAGCCGGGTCTTGTCTCCGGCCCCTCTCCCACGCCCCAGACCGGCAGCCCCACGGAGCCCTCTGGACCGCGGGCCACAGTCAACCCTGGGGACGGGCCTGAAGGCCAGGGCCAAGGCCAGAGCGAGGTCCAGGGCCAGGGGCGCACAGGCGAGAGTGGTGAACTGGAGCTGCAGAAGGTCACCGCCGGCCTGGAGGAGCTCAG GAGAGAGGTGTCCTCGCTGACGGCGCGCTGGTATCAGGAGGAGGGCAAGGTGCAAGAGGCACTGAGACTGCTCGGAGGTCTCGGGGGGCGGCTGGACGGCTTCCTGGGCCAGTGGGAGCGGGCCCAGAGAGAGCAGGCCCAGACTGCGCGGGGCCTCCAGGAGCTGCGGGGCCGGGCAGACGAGCTCTGCACCAT GGTGGAGCGTTCTGCCGTGTCTGTGGCTTCACTGCGGGGGGAGCTGGAGGGCCTGGGTCCGGTGAAGCCGGTGCTAGAGGAGCTGGGTCGACAGCTGGGCAGCGCCCGCCGTGGCTCTGAGCTCGCGATGGCCTTGGATCGGCCGGGCTCCTGCACTCGCTGCGGCAG CCAGGGGCAGCAGCTGTCGTCGGAATCCCTGCAGCAGCTCCTGGAGAGGGCCCTGACGCCGCTGGTGGATGAAGTCAAGCAGCGTGGCCTGGCCCCTGCATGCCCCAGCTGCCAGCGGCTGCACAAGAAGATCCTG GAGTTAGAGCGCCAGGCGCTGGCGAATCATGTGCGGGCTGAGGCTCTGAGCTCCACTCTGAGGCTGGCCCAAGATGAGGCCCTCAGGGCCAAGAACCTGCTGCTCACAGACAAGATGAAGCCTGA GGAGAAGGTGGCTGCTTTGGACTACCTGCATCTGAAGATGTGCTCCCTACATGACCAGCTCAGCAGCCTCCCTCTGGAAGGATCAGCCACGAGCCTAGGGGGAGGGAGCAGTGGAGGAGCCCCTCCAAAACGTGGGGGGCCTGCACCTGAGCAATAA